A region from the Eleginops maclovinus isolate JMC-PN-2008 ecotype Puerto Natales chromosome 17, JC_Emac_rtc_rv5, whole genome shotgun sequence genome encodes:
- the slc5a8 gene encoding sodium-coupled monocarboxylate transporter 1, producing the protein MSGDSVVVGSFVAADYLVFALMLLVSAAVGVYYAWADRGQQSSGDFLMGGRRLTALPVSLSLTASFMSAITVLSNPAEVYRYGANIGFYGLSYVFTMVVTSEVFLPVFYRLAITSTYEYLELRFNRATRLLGTVLFIVQTILYTGIVIYAPALALNQVTGMDLWGAVVSTGVVCTFYCTMGGLKAVVWTDVFQLGVMVAGFLSVIIRSVVVQGGVLPIISDSQQGGRLNFWDFDTSPLRRHTFWTITFGGAFVWISIYGINQAQVQRYISCKSITHARLSLYINLLGLWSILLCSVFAGMCLFSVYKNCDPWSAGLVSAPDQLMPYLVMDILRDFPGLPGLFVAAAYSGSLSTVSSSINALAAVTVEDLIKPYTDMSEKHLSWISKGLSIMFGLLCIGMAGLASTMGGILQAVISIFGIIGGPLLGLFTLGILCPFANSKGALSGIVSGLVVSLWVGIGAQIYPPPLEMSRPLPLTTEGCNFSSTGRLNWTSTAPPTQSTYITTVPVEGKPVLVGHWYSLSYLYFSPIGTIIAISVGLLVSLMTGGRKLKVESRLTLMKEDTTVYHLYKFFKDRVTRQSEKLEMTRDREEKIGSNNPAFCDVELDLTKSSIST; encoded by the exons ATGTCAGGGGACTCGGTGGTCGTAGGCTCCTTTGTGGCCGCAGACTATTTGGTGTTTGCTCTCATGCTCCTTGTGTCTGCTGCCGTCGGGGTGTACTATGCCTGGGCGGACAGGGGCCAGCAAAGCTCTGGGGACTTCCTAATGGGGGGCCGGAGACTGACAGCCCTgcctgtctccctgtctctaACCGCCAGCTTCATGTCAGCCATCACTGTGCTGTCCAACCCAGCCGAG GTGTACCGCTACGGAGCCAATATTGGATTTTATGGTCTCTCCTATGTATTTACAATGGTGGTCACATCCGAGGTCTTCCTCCCAGTCTTTTACAGGCTGGCTATCACCAGTACATATGAA TATCTGGAACTGCGTTTTAACAGAGCAACCCGTCTGCTGGGAACTGTGCTCTTCATCGTTCAGACC ATCCTCTACACTGGAATCGTCATCTATGCCCCAGCGCTTGCTTTAAACCAAG TGACTGGGATGGATCTTTGGGGTGCTGTTGTTTCCACAGGTGTTGTCTGTACCTTCTACTGCACAATG GGCGGTCTGAAGGCGGTAGTGTGGACCGATGTGTTTCAG CTTGGTGTCATGGTTGcaggcttcctgtctgtcatcaTCAGGTCCGTGGTCGTACAGGGGGGAGTCCTCCCCATCATTTCAGATTCACAACAAGGAGGGAGACTCAACTTTTGGGA CTTTGACACAAGCCCTCTGAGGAGACACACTTTCTGGACCATAACCTTTGGAGGGGCATTTGTGTGGATCAGTATTTATGGGATTAACCAGGCCCAGGTCCAGAGATACATCTCCTGCAAGAGCATCACACATGCCAGACT ATCTCTGTACATCAACCTGTTGGGCCTTTGGTCCATCTTGCTGTGCTCAGTGTTTGCAGGAATGTGTCTCTTCTCAGTCTATAAGAACTGCGACCCATGGAGCGCTGGATTGGTTTCTGCCCCAGATCAG TTGATGCCTTATTTGGTGATGGACATCCTGCGAGACTTCCCCGGCCTTCCTGGTCTGTTTGTTGCAGCTGCATATAGTGGATCTCTCAG CACAGTGTCCTCCAGCATCAATGCACTGGCTGCAGTGACCGTGGAGGACCTGATCAAACCCTACACTGACATGTCTGAGAAACATCTGTCCTGGATCTCAAAAGGGCTGA GTATCATGTTTGGGCTTTTATGCATTGGAATGGCAGGACTGGCTTCCACCATGGGAGGGATCCTGCAG gcCGTTATCAGTATATTCGGCATCATTGGAGGTCCTCTGCTTGGCTTGTTTACATTGGGTATCCTCTGTCCATTTGCCAACTCCAAA GGAGCTTTGTCAGGTATTGTGTCAGGGTTGGTTGTGTCTCTATGGGTTGGCATCGGAGCACAGATATACCCCCCGCCTCTGGAGATGAGCAGACCTCTGCCCCTAACCACTGAAGGCTGTAACTTCAGCAGTACAGGCCGCCTCAACTGGACCTCCACTGCTCCGCCAACACAGTCCACCTACATCACCACAGTCCCAGTAGAGGGCAA GCCTGTGCTGGTGGGTCATTGGTACTCTCTGTCCTACCTTTACTTCAGTCCAATCGGAACCATCATAGCTATCAGTGTGGGATTGTTAGTCAGCCTAATGACAG GAGGCAGGAAGCTGAAGGTGGAATCCAGGCTTACATTAATGAAAGAAGACACAACTGTGTATCACCTATATAAGTTCTTCAAAGACAGA GTCACGAGGCAATCAGAAAAGCTTGAAATGACgagggacagagaggaaaaaatTGGCAGCAACAATCCTGCGTTCTGTGACGTTGAGCTGGACTTAACAAAAAGCAGCatttcaacataa
- the lyrm5a gene encoding LYR motif-containing protein 5A codes for MANPLKEQVIKLYKTLLYLGRDYPQGAAYFRGRLKSAFMKNKDEMDPEKIQKLVARGDFVIKELEALYFLRKYRAMKKRYFDPEKKSDS; via the exons ATGGCCAACCCTTTAAAGGAGCAGGTTATCAAGCTTTACAAGACT CTGCTGTATCTTGGCCGTGATTACCCCCAGGGAGCAGCTTACTTCAGAGGGCGCCTGAAGTCAGCTTTCATGAAGAACAAAGACGAGATGGACCCTGAAAAGATCCAAAAGCTGGTCGCCCGAGGTGACTTTGTCATCAAGGAACTGGAGGCCCTGTATTTCCTCAGGAAATATCGAGCTATGAAGAAGAGGTATTTTGatccagaaaaaaaatcagactCATAG
- the dnai7 gene encoding dynein axonemal intermediate chain 7 has protein sequence MGKLTKAQRAKQQQEEEERILREEEEAKLQVEREEQEKLERERKKLELERLELKDLDRREGELIELRHLLEENHTAVTTWKTDTEEKAKWERYLHCDGSPDPAVQKDINTYVSLWREDPEVNITLVLKQCYLALKLVEELEGLIIDNTDPKEGLKHQEGFILLQELIHYKHLLTTEEILKRASANIDTETGNMQTVIKDDNITLCLWANLKKNSRFKGLQFEEAGLGFELPKQLAVSNIAVRIIHTRYDHLSSLARMADHRINTPCPRSLAGGEEVPIDKDVPEQGETKAEGEVLEDIEVQHQQTVDEEVQSIQGNEGRKSAASGQSRRSSAQPAEGRGSQIQTQMEALGAEGESTSPLGQLTVMDSGNGVQAVDLLQYTPLGGVFYYDVFHLPPQAHQVNGWEIRQLLDKGLQVFPYPVEKSNSGENEAVVCPPVGVSVTLPDFVIFMETPQVARWDSAGKQWRMDGITDVSYEETEARISFKMNSFQAFVLMQETYANLPFLSWELRPLGQDSALFTVNGALIDLNITIQGNQCMLQSDQERGLSHLKGKWMSGPALQRAMLNAGINIFVKEYTDKYVSTCGKDPLTEHAAYEQMALFASACAFSWSKWNAKCGAAHLVMQVCEHLGPDPVPKGSWSLYLLGAQRSQKLEITEKSEAFSPDHYPGSEFHSTLIHTLQDDMSPDGTERPRESSCLFVDTVQRLLSATRPLMYS, from the exons ATG GGCAAGCTGACCAAAGCCCAGAGGGCGAAGCAgcagcaagaggaggaggagaggatacTGCGAGAGGAAG AGGAAGCCAAGCTGCAAGTAGAGAGAGAAGAGCAGGAAAAattggaaagagagaggaagaagctgGAACTGGAAAGGCTTGAACTTAAG GACCTAGATCGCAGAGAAGGAGAGCTGATCGAACTCCGCCACCTGCTGGAGGAGAACCATACTGCAGTAACCACATGGAAAACGGATACTGAGGAGAAAGCCAAG TGGGAGAGATACCTGCATTGTGATGGCAGCCCAGACCCAGCAGTGCAGAAGGATATTAACACATACGTGAGCTTATGGAGAGAAGACCCCGAAGTCAACATCACACTCGTGCTCAAGCAATGTTATCTCGCTCTAAAG CTGGTTGAGGAGCTGGAAGGTTTAATCATAGATAATACAGATCCAAAAGAGGGCTTAAAGCACCAGGAGGGGTTCATACTTCTGCAGGAGCTGATCCATTATAAACACCTCCTCACCACTGAGGAGATCCTCAAG AGGGCAAGTGCGAACATCGACACTGAGACGGGCAACATGCAGACCGTGATCAAAGATGACAACATTACTCTGTGTCTCTGGGCCAATCTCAAGAAAAACTCGAG GTTCAAAGGTTTGCAATTTGAAGAGGCGGGCCTTGGCTTTGAGCTTCCCAAACAGCTGGCTGTGAGCAACATCGCTGTGCGGATCATCCACACACGTTATGACCACCTGTCCTCGCTGGCCAGGATGGCTGACCACAGAATAAACACACCCTGCCCCAG GTCTCTTGCAGGTGGTGAAGAGGTTCCAATAGACAAAGATGTACCGGAGCAGGGGGAGACAAAAGCAGAGGGGGAGGTGCTGGAAGACATTGAGGTGCAGCATCAGCAGACGGTGGATGAGGAGGTGCAGTCCATCCAAGGCAATGAGGGGAGGAAG AGTGCAGCCAGTGGGCAGTCGAGGAGAAGCAGCGCCCAGCCTGCAGAGGGCCGTGGGAGCCAGATACAGACACAGATGGAGGCACTCGGCG CTGAGGGGGAATCGACTTCCCCCCTAGGGCAGCTGACAGTGATGGACAGCGGCAACGGTGTGCAGGCGGTGGACTTGTTGCAGTACACCCCTTTGGGTGGGGTCTTCTACTACGACGTGTTTCACCTCCCGCCACAAGCCCATCAGGTTAATGGCTGGGAAATCAGACAG CTGTTGGATAAAGGGCTACAGGTGTTCCCCTATCCTGTGGAGAAGTCTAACTCAGGTGAGAATGAAGCAGTTGTCTGCCCTCCTGTTGGCGTGTCTGTGACCCTGCCCGACTTTGTTATCTTCATGGAAACTCCTCAAGTGGCGCGCTGGGATTCTGCAG GGAAGCAGTGGAGGATGGACGGTATCACAGACGTGTCTTATGAGGAGACGGAGGCCAGAATCTCCTTTAAGATGAATTCCTTCCAGGCCTTTGTGCTGATGCAGGAAACGTACGCCAACCTTCCCTTCCTGAGCTGGGAGCTCAGACCGTTGGGCCAGGACTCGGCTCTTTTCACCGTCAACGGGGCGCTCATCGACCTCAATATCACGATccag GGAAATCAGTGTATGCTGCAGTCAGACCAGGAGAGAGGTCTCTCTCACCTCAAAGGGAAGTGGATGAGTGGCCCCGCCCTGCAGAGAGCCATGCTCAACGCAGGGATCAACATCTTTGTGAAGGAGTACACGGACAAATACGTCAGCACCTGCGGCAAG gaCCCACTTACAGAGCATGCTGCCTACGAACAGATGGCCCTCTTCGCCTCTGCCTGCGCATTCTCGTGGAGCAAGTGGAATGCCAAATGTGGAGCGGCGCATCTGGTCATGCAG GTGTGTGAGCACTTGGGCCCTGACCCGGTGCCTAAGGGTTCCTGGAGTCTCTACCTGCTGGGCGCACAGCGGAGTCAGAAGCTGGAAATCACAGAGAAGAGTGAGGCTTTCTCTCCGGACCATTATCCTGGGAGCGAGTTTCACTCCACCTTAATCCACACTCTCCAGGACGACATGAGCCCTGACGGCACTGAGAGGCCCAGAGAATCCAGCTGTCTGTTTGTGGACACCGTGCAGAGACTGCTCTCTGCCACCAGACCACTGATGTATTCATAA